A section of the Tenrec ecaudatus isolate mTenEca1 chromosome 10, mTenEca1.hap1, whole genome shotgun sequence genome encodes:
- the GHITM gene encoding growth hormone-inducible transmembrane protein, which produces MLAARFVCLRSLPARIFQPAFTNGSPLLKNSITKNQWLLTPRREYATKSRIGIRRGKTGQELKEAALEPSMEKNFKIDQMGRWFVAGGAAVGLGALCYYGLGMSNEMGAIEKAVIWPQYVKDRIHSTYMYLAGSIGLTALSAMAVTRTPVLMSFMLRGSWVTIGATFAAMIGAGMLVRSISYDQSPGPKHLAWLLHSGVMGAVVAPLAILGGPLLIRAAWYTAGIVGGLSTVAMCAPSEKFLNMGAPLGVGLGLVFVSSLGSMFLPPTTVAGATLYSVAMYGGLVLFSMFLLYDTQKVIKRAEIAPMYGIQKYDPINAMMGIYMDTLNIFMRVATMLATGSNRKK; this is translated from the exons ATGCTGGCTGCAAGGTTTGTGTGCCTCCGGAGCCTCCCCGCCAGGATTTTCCAGCCAGCATTCACCAATGGCTCCCCTCTTCTGAAGAATTCCATCACAAAGAATCAGTGGCTTTTAACACCTAGAAGG GAATATGCCACCAAGTCAAGAATTGGAATTCGGCGTGGAAAAACTGGCCAAGAACTCAAAGAGGCGGCATTGGAACCATCcatggaaaaaaattttaaaa TTGATCAGATGGGAAGATGGTTTGTGGCTGGAGGAGCTGCTGTTGGTCTTGGAGCGCTGTGCTATTATGGCTTAGGGATGTCTAATGAGATGGGAGCTATTGAAAAAGCTGT AATTTGGCCTCAGTATGTGAAAGATAGAATCCACTCGACTTATATGTACCTAGCTGGAAGTATTGGTTTAACAGCCCTGTCAGCCATGGCCGTGACTAGAACTCCTGTTCTCATGAGCTTCATGTTGAGAGGGTCTTGGGTG ACAATTGGTGCCACCTTTGCAGCCATGATTGGCGCTGGAATGCTGGTGCGGTCAATATCCTATGACCAGAGCCCGGGCCCAAAACATCTGGCCTGGTTACTACATTCTg GTGTGATGGGAGCAGTGGTGGCCCCTCTGGCGATATTAGGGGGGCCTCTTCTCATCAGAGCTGCATGGTATACAGCCGGCATCGTTGGCGGCCTCTCCACGGTGGCCATGTGTGCCCCCAGTGAGAAGTTTCTGAACATGGGCGCACCCCTGGGAGTGGGCCTTGGACTCGTCTTTGTGTCCTCACTGG gatCTATGTTTCTTCCACCAACCACTGTGGCCGGAGCCACTCTGTATTCAGTAGCGATGTATGGTGGGTTAGTTCTTTTCAGCATGTTCCTTCTGTATGATACGCAGAAAGTAATCAAGCGTGCAGAAATAGCACCGATGTATGGCATTCAAAAATACGATCCCATCAATGC GATGATGGGAATCTACATGGATACATTAAATATATTTATGCGAGTTGCCACGATGCTAGCGACTGGAAGCaacagaaagaaatga